The Tripterygium wilfordii isolate XIE 37 chromosome 4, ASM1340144v1, whole genome shotgun sequence genome has a window encoding:
- the LOC119997262 gene encoding glucosidase 2 subunit beta-like isoform X2, producing the protein MIVDSKLKWFMILFIFVASIDRSPASLPKDPYPYIGIRPEDEKYYKAADTIKCKDGSNNFSKFQLNDDFCDCADGTDEPGTSACPGGKFYCRNAGHVPVLLFSSRVNDGICDCCDGSDEYDGKVKCSNTCWEAGKVARGKLKKKISTHLEGVALWKQEVEQAKVAIAKDEAELSKLKNEEKILKGLVQQLKERKEQIEKAEERERLQKEKEDKKKQEAEESVNQEKSVVEEAKQEAGDTEEKADSEGKAMENTLHDEIGVVEDSPVDQENDVTENTKGLSREELGRLVASRWTGGDTEKQNGKIDGGKDNDHEDHDETSKDADDEEEDGYASETDEDTGKYDDSSVEDEIDEAYEDEYHDDSSSSSYKPVSDDESDFSDTTTPSGPSWLEKIQQTVRNILQAVNLFQPPLDKSDADRVRKEYDLSSTKLSKLQSRISSLTQKLKHDFGPEEEFYSFYDRCFEIKQNKYVYKVCPFKEASQVEGHSTTRLGRWDKFEDSYQVMVFSDGDRCWNGPDRSLKVRLRCGLKNEIMDVDERSRCEYSVLMSTPALCLEEKLKELQHKLDLMNKESPQSHDEL; encoded by the exons ATGATAGTAGATAGCAAATTGAAATGGTTtatgatattatttatttttgtagcTTCAATTGATAGATCACCAGCTTCTCTACCCAAGGACCCTTACCCTTATATAGGAATTCGTCCTGAAG ATGAGAAATATTACAAGGCAGCTGATACGATCAAATGCAAAGATGGATCCAATAATTTCTCCAAATTCCAGTTGAATGACGATTTCTGTGATTGCGCAGATGGAACAGATGAGCCTG GTACGTCGGCATGCCCCGGTGGAAAATTCTATTGCCGGAATGCTGGACATGTTCCcgttttattgttttcttccaGAGTCAACGATGGCATTTGTG ATTGCTGCGATGGGAGTGATGAGTATGACGGCAAAGTGAAGTGCTCAAATACCTGTTGGGAGGCTGGGAAAGTGGCTAGAGGTAagctgaagaagaagatttctACACATCTAGAGGGTGTTGCTTTATGGAAGCAGGAAGTGGAGCAAGCAAAGGTTGCTATAGCCAAAGATGAGGCAGAGCTATCGAAACTgaaaaatgaggaaaaaataCTAAAGGGGCTTGTTCAACAGCTTAAAG AGCGTAAAGAACAAATAGAAAAGGCCGAAGAGAGAGAACGCTTAcagaaagaaaaggaggacAAGAAAAAACAGGAAGCTGAAGAAAGTGTTAATCAAGAAAAAAGCGTCGTGGAGGAAGCTAAGCAGGAAGCAGGTGACACTGAAGAGAAAGCTGACAGTGAAGGCAAGGCCATGGAAAACACGCTTCATGATGAAATTGGTGTTGTAGAGGACTCTCCAGTGGATCAG GAGAATGATGTAACGGAGAATACCAAGGGATTGTCAAGGGAAGAGTTGGGTCGCCTTGTTGCATCTCGTTGGACAGGAGGGGATACTGAGAAGCAAAATGGCAAAATTGATGGTGGAAAAGATAATGACCATGAAGATCATGACGAAACATCCAAAGACGCTGATGATGAGGAAGAGGATGGCTATGCTTCAGAAACAGATGAAGACACTGGTAAATATGATGACAGCAGCGTAGAAGATGAGATTGATGAAGCTTATGAAGATGAATATCATGATGATAGCAGTTCTTCTTCATACAAACCTGTATCAGATGATGAATCAGACTTCTCAG ATACCACCACTCCAAGTGGTCCTTCTTGGTTGGAAAAGATACAACAAACTGTGCGGAATATTTTACAAGCTGTCAATCTATTCCAACCTCCACTAGACAAATCAG ATGCCGATCGTGTGCGCAAGGAATATGATTTATCCAGTACCAAGTTGTCTAAATTACAATCAAGGATATCAAGTCTGACACAGAAGCTAAAACATGATTTTG GTCCGGAGGAGGAGTTCTATTCATTCTATGATCGTTGTTTTGAGATCAAGCAGAACAA GTACGTTTACAAAGTCTGTCCATTCAAAGAGGCTTCCCAGGTGGAGGGTCATTCAACAACTCGCTTGGG GCGGTGGGACAAATTTGAAGATTCATATCAAGTCATGGTATTTTCAGATGGTGACAGGTGCTGGAATGGCCCAGATAGAAGTTTAAAG GTCAGGCTAAGATGtggtttgaaaaatgagattatgGATGTAGATGAACGTAGCCGTTGCGA ATACTCCGTGTTAATGTCTACTCCAGCTCTTTGCCTAGAAGAAAAACTAAAG GAACTACAACATAAACTAGATTTAATGAACAAAGAGTCACCTCAGAGCCACGATGAACTTTGA
- the LOC119997262 gene encoding glucosidase 2 subunit beta-like isoform X1: MIVDSKLKWFMILFIFVASIDRSPASLPKDPYPYIGIRPEDEKYYKAADTIKCKDGSNNFSKFQLNDDFCDCADGTDEPGTSACPGGKFYCRNAGHVPVLLFSSRVNDGICDCCDGSDEYDGKVKCSNTCWEAGKVARGKLKKKISTHLEGVALWKQEVEQAKVAIAKDEAELSKLKNEEKILKGLVQQLKERKEQIEKAEERERLQKEKEDKKKQEAEESVNQEKSVVEEAKQEAGDTEEKADSEGKAMENTLHDEIGVVEDSPVDQDVAENYVDPVAGVKQSDVSKSEEPLVNGVEQENDVTENTKGLSREELGRLVASRWTGGDTEKQNGKIDGGKDNDHEDHDETSKDADDEEEDGYASETDEDTGKYDDSSVEDEIDEAYEDEYHDDSSSSSYKPVSDDESDFSDTTTPSGPSWLEKIQQTVRNILQAVNLFQPPLDKSDADRVRKEYDLSSTKLSKLQSRISSLTQKLKHDFGPEEEFYSFYDRCFEIKQNKYVYKVCPFKEASQVEGHSTTRLGRWDKFEDSYQVMVFSDGDRCWNGPDRSLKVRLRCGLKNEIMDVDERSRCEYSVLMSTPALCLEEKLKELQHKLDLMNKESPQSHDEL; the protein is encoded by the exons ATGATAGTAGATAGCAAATTGAAATGGTTtatgatattatttatttttgtagcTTCAATTGATAGATCACCAGCTTCTCTACCCAAGGACCCTTACCCTTATATAGGAATTCGTCCTGAAG ATGAGAAATATTACAAGGCAGCTGATACGATCAAATGCAAAGATGGATCCAATAATTTCTCCAAATTCCAGTTGAATGACGATTTCTGTGATTGCGCAGATGGAACAGATGAGCCTG GTACGTCGGCATGCCCCGGTGGAAAATTCTATTGCCGGAATGCTGGACATGTTCCcgttttattgttttcttccaGAGTCAACGATGGCATTTGTG ATTGCTGCGATGGGAGTGATGAGTATGACGGCAAAGTGAAGTGCTCAAATACCTGTTGGGAGGCTGGGAAAGTGGCTAGAGGTAagctgaagaagaagatttctACACATCTAGAGGGTGTTGCTTTATGGAAGCAGGAAGTGGAGCAAGCAAAGGTTGCTATAGCCAAAGATGAGGCAGAGCTATCGAAACTgaaaaatgaggaaaaaataCTAAAGGGGCTTGTTCAACAGCTTAAAG AGCGTAAAGAACAAATAGAAAAGGCCGAAGAGAGAGAACGCTTAcagaaagaaaaggaggacAAGAAAAAACAGGAAGCTGAAGAAAGTGTTAATCAAGAAAAAAGCGTCGTGGAGGAAGCTAAGCAGGAAGCAGGTGACACTGAAGAGAAAGCTGACAGTGAAGGCAAGGCCATGGAAAACACGCTTCATGATGAAATTGGTGTTGTAGAGGACTCTCCAGTGGATCAG GATGTGGCAGAGAACTATGTTGACCCTGTGGCTGGAGTTAAACAAAGCGATGTGTCTAAAAGTGAAGAACCCCTGGTTAATGGGGTGGAGCAG GAGAATGATGTAACGGAGAATACCAAGGGATTGTCAAGGGAAGAGTTGGGTCGCCTTGTTGCATCTCGTTGGACAGGAGGGGATACTGAGAAGCAAAATGGCAAAATTGATGGTGGAAAAGATAATGACCATGAAGATCATGACGAAACATCCAAAGACGCTGATGATGAGGAAGAGGATGGCTATGCTTCAGAAACAGATGAAGACACTGGTAAATATGATGACAGCAGCGTAGAAGATGAGATTGATGAAGCTTATGAAGATGAATATCATGATGATAGCAGTTCTTCTTCATACAAACCTGTATCAGATGATGAATCAGACTTCTCAG ATACCACCACTCCAAGTGGTCCTTCTTGGTTGGAAAAGATACAACAAACTGTGCGGAATATTTTACAAGCTGTCAATCTATTCCAACCTCCACTAGACAAATCAG ATGCCGATCGTGTGCGCAAGGAATATGATTTATCCAGTACCAAGTTGTCTAAATTACAATCAAGGATATCAAGTCTGACACAGAAGCTAAAACATGATTTTG GTCCGGAGGAGGAGTTCTATTCATTCTATGATCGTTGTTTTGAGATCAAGCAGAACAA GTACGTTTACAAAGTCTGTCCATTCAAAGAGGCTTCCCAGGTGGAGGGTCATTCAACAACTCGCTTGGG GCGGTGGGACAAATTTGAAGATTCATATCAAGTCATGGTATTTTCAGATGGTGACAGGTGCTGGAATGGCCCAGATAGAAGTTTAAAG GTCAGGCTAAGATGtggtttgaaaaatgagattatgGATGTAGATGAACGTAGCCGTTGCGA ATACTCCGTGTTAATGTCTACTCCAGCTCTTTGCCTAGAAGAAAAACTAAAG GAACTACAACATAAACTAGATTTAATGAACAAAGAGTCACCTCAGAGCCACGATGAACTTTGA
- the LOC119997263 gene encoding uncharacterized protein LOC119997263 gives MMLCSPLRDRVQAWLRDYDRLQFLAVILIYVQIACALIGSLGALYNGVLLINLAIALFALVAIESSSQSLGRTYAVLLFCAILLDVSWFILFSNEIWNISSEKYGAYFIFSLKLALAMQIIGCSVRLSSSLLWIQIYRLGVSSVGTIASQEADFDLRNSFLNPATPAVVRQCSGSDEAIGGAIYDPAYYSSLFEDGQEIRYTRECQNRGIAGNWSPSGAGVSHLKASLGRSFQAIDEESAVSKPQTA, from the exons ATGATGCTTTGTAGTCCATTGAGAGATCGAGTACAGGCTTGGCTTCGTGATTATGATAGGCTTCAATTCTTAGCTGTGATCCTCATCTACGTTCAG ATTGCTTGTGCTTTGATTGGATCGCTGGGAGCATTGTATAACGGCGTGTTGTTGATAAATTTGGCGATTGCATTGTTTGCGCTTGTTGCAATCGAGAGTAGCAGTCAGAGCTTGGGCCGGACGTACGCTGTGCTCCTCTTCTGCGCCATATTGCTTGACGTTTCCTGGTTCATCCTCTTCTCTAATGAGATTTG GAATATCTCTTCTGAAAAATATGGAGCATACtttattttttccttgaaaCTCGCTCTAGCAATGCAAATTATTGGATGTTCTGTGCGATTATCATCTTCATTATTATGGATTCAGATTTATAGGTTGGGGGTTTCCAGTGTAGGCACCATAGCTTCTCAGGAAGCAGATTTTGATTTAAGAAATAGTTTTCTAAATCCTGCAACTCCTGCTGTAGTTAGACAATGTTCCGGGTCTGACGAAGCTATAGGAGGCGCCATCTATGATCCGGCATATTACTCATCTCTCTTTGAAGATGGTCAAGAAATTAGATATACACGTGAG TGTCAAAATCGTGGCATTGCTGGCAATTGGTCTCCTTCTGGTGCTGGAGTTTCTCATCTGAAGGCATCTTTGGGCAGATCTTTTCAGGCAATAGAT GAGGAGAGTGCAGTAAGCAAGCCCCAAACAGCATGA
- the LOC119995942 gene encoding RGS1-HXK1-interacting protein 1 has translation MEEEKASKGENWVEDLQQRVIQSKDSAVRSARSFQSNSSTHFRSLQDFVPNAISQYRAYEEAFFKKVKEELMSAREHPTAVVGVAVAAGLLLMPGPRRLLFRHTLGRFQSEEAKYVKVEKNVKELNLSVDLMKKESRKLLERAALAEKDMTQGHTELRKIGNEIEVVNKYLCKTESQATDVMDTLREISGREALKLRAEVASMASLLKQHRTELDKRMMKISELGVAV, from the exons ATGGAGGAAGAGAAGGCAAGTAAGGGAGAAAATTGGGTAGAGGATCTCCAACAAAGGGTGATTCAATCCAAAGACTCCGCCGTTCGCTCTGCTCGTTCTTTCCAATCCAACTCTTCCACCCACTTTCGCTCCTTACAG GATTTTGTGCCAAATGCAATATCTCAGTATCGGGCTTATGAGGAGGCTTTCTTCAAGAAAGTTAAAG AAGAGTTGATGAGTGCAAGGGAACATCCTACTGCAGTTGTCGGAGTTGCTGTTGCTGCTGGCCTCCTTCTTATGCCTG GCCCAAGGAGGCTTTTGTTTCGTCATACATTGGGTAGATTTCAAAGTGAGGAG GCAAAATATGTTAAAGTTGAAAAGAATGTGAAAGAGTTAAACCTTTCAGTCGATTTAATGAAGAAAGAGAGCAGAAAACTTCTTGAAAGGGCTGCTCTTGCAGAAAAGGATATGACACAGGGCCACACTGAGCTCAG GAAAATTGGAAATGAAATTGAAGTAGTCaataaatatttgtgcaagactGAATCCCAAGCCACAG ATGTGATGGATACGTTGCGAGAGATCTCTGGCAGGGAGGCTTTGAAACTTCGGGCAGAG GTTGCTTCTATGGCATCACTTTTGAAACAACACAGAACTGAACTGGACAAACGGATGATGAAAATTTCTGAGCTTGGAGTTGCTGTTTGA